A single window of Gymnogyps californianus isolate 813 chromosome 16, ASM1813914v2, whole genome shotgun sequence DNA harbors:
- the HSCB gene encoding iron-sulfur cluster co-chaperone protein HscB isoform X2: protein MRAALRQRVGRARWALRVSEAAPRPRCVGPGSAPALRCWSCGSPLPGAEGPPRFCPGCRALQPPGPRPDLFRLMDCDRSFRIDAQQLQRRFRSLQRAVHPDRFGQRPPKEQYYSEQHSSLINKAYQTLLNPLSRGLYLLELNGVEPAQETDCDADSVFLTEVMEINEKLAEPKNEDILEEIETLIKGDLQEAKKLLGKMKYFANLEDKLKNKKIPS, encoded by the exons ATGCGGGCGGCGCTGCGGCAGCGTGTCGGCAGGGCGCGGTGGGCGCTCCGCGTCTCCGAGGCGGCCCCGCGGCCTCGCTGCGTCGGGCCGGGCTCTGCCCCGGCCCTGCGGTGCTGGAGCTgcggcagccccctccccggcgcGGAGGGGCCGCCTCGCTTCTGCCCCGGCTGCCGGGCCCTGCAGCCGCCGGGGCCTCGGCCCGACCTCTTCCGCCTGATGGACTG TGACCGCTCCTTCCGCATCGACGCGCAGCAGCTGCAGCGGCGGTTCCGGAGCCTGCAGCGCGCCGTGCACCCCGACCGCTTCGGCCAGAGGCCGCCG AAAGAACAGTACTACTCTGAGCAACACTCTTCCTTGATTAACAAGGCCTACCAAACCCTCCTCAACCCTTTGAGCCGTGGCCTCTATCTA CTGGAGCTGAATGGAGTAGAGCCGGCACAAGAGACGGACTGTGATGCAGACTCAGTGTTTCTCACGGAAGTCATGgaaattaatgagaaattaGCAGAGCCTAAAAATGAGGATATCCTTGAAGAAATTGAAACTTTAATTAAAG gtgATCTTCAAGAAGCTAAGAAGCTTCTaggcaaaatgaaatattttgcaaacttAGAGGATAAACTAAAGAACAAGAAGATCCCTTCCTGA
- the HSCB gene encoding iron-sulfur cluster co-chaperone protein HscB isoform X1 — MRAALRQRVGRARWALRVSEAAPRPRCVGPGSAPALRCWSCGSPLPGAEGPPRFCPGCRALQPPGPRPDLFRLMDCDRSFRIDAQQLQRRFRSLQRAVHPDRFGQRPPKEQYYSEQHSSLINKAYQTLLNPLSRGLYLLELNGVEPAQETDCDADSVFLTEVMEINEKLAEPKNEDILEEIETLIKVKQEELTKGVTAAFERGDLQEAKKLLGKMKYFANLEDKLKNKKIPS; from the exons ATGCGGGCGGCGCTGCGGCAGCGTGTCGGCAGGGCGCGGTGGGCGCTCCGCGTCTCCGAGGCGGCCCCGCGGCCTCGCTGCGTCGGGCCGGGCTCTGCCCCGGCCCTGCGGTGCTGGAGCTgcggcagccccctccccggcgcGGAGGGGCCGCCTCGCTTCTGCCCCGGCTGCCGGGCCCTGCAGCCGCCGGGGCCTCGGCCCGACCTCTTCCGCCTGATGGACTG TGACCGCTCCTTCCGCATCGACGCGCAGCAGCTGCAGCGGCGGTTCCGGAGCCTGCAGCGCGCCGTGCACCCCGACCGCTTCGGCCAGAGGCCGCCG AAAGAACAGTACTACTCTGAGCAACACTCTTCCTTGATTAACAAGGCCTACCAAACCCTCCTCAACCCTTTGAGCCGTGGCCTCTATCTA CTGGAGCTGAATGGAGTAGAGCCGGCACAAGAGACGGACTGTGATGCAGACTCAGTGTTTCTCACGGAAGTCATGgaaattaatgagaaattaGCAGAGCCTAAAAATGAGGATATCCTTGAAGAAATTGAAACTTTAATTAAAG tTAAACAAGAagaactgaccaaaggggtgACTGCAGCTTTTGAAAGAG gtgATCTTCAAGAAGCTAAGAAGCTTCTaggcaaaatgaaatattttgcaaacttAGAGGATAAACTAAAGAACAAGAAGATCCCTTCCTGA